A portion of the Nitrospira sp. genome contains these proteins:
- a CDS encoding AsmA-like C-terminal domain-containing protein: MRVRPRTVVFSLLGLIVAGVLLLLYSRELFGVDLLKNFFLQQLETSLRRKIEVDRIKLVVLPSIRLELTNVGIYGHDDPTHVVFSAKEIDIVLRLLPLLKKQVVAKRIFLNEPTVTLIRNRSGHWNVLAGLPSAAKDESAYQMFSRLLQIREATIQNGHITVTDEARPDGVRTTTLESVELALKVYPGKAQGDLHVSAALPAAGSPSSFSLTGTISLSESSSTMAAEEPYSVHPAFQFEGEIDTTNLRLREAADFFGPRPVPPQLQGGASLHSRIRVAPGVAGYDVVLTEIAANVDELAVTGKANMAGLLTAQPTFSITFASPSIDLRQLFARIPAQWIHSQLPALVERRQLGGTVEILSATLTGATAPSPQLSLTGDFRIEKGMALIGNDLVPTQDLSANVSVEPGRIRVGKLSGAYGNLKITDGKAVVSFLEDGPWMELDIGGDMTAVDLVKFLTKTIRADKLTSLLAQSREIEGQTHPTFRLVGPLDKPEGITFAGGEVLAEQVSLVNPSLPQRLTAMHGRIIFSQTGGVQFDQVTANVGEAQLQFNGMIGGGTPSVFQDFVIRAKGSATQLRQMLSAGTFPDDLLYGTVTARMQLSGPSGTPHLRGEIGLNEAKLVLPTLGEKPYGSPAALELDADVAKGIGLVISRLELVVPPLRLPLKGRIILGDQFSIDASLATGTVSVSNLPEWVYRSGFEAGNLEVSMDVKGSDAEWKNWRTGGWLALTNGLMTVKGVDGAVEDIYLRLKFSKNIADIKQLSFRIKDSDVSLSGALKNWTTKPVIAVKIESAQMDLDLLIPKGHRSPIREFLETLASTSQVSATATIEKGLYKHLRFGGLSGRLTIQDGLLDLDRVVTQSNTGHAAGRMLVHLPKDQPAETETSVRMTGIPVEALLPLLGANDQPVTGDMKLTGALRGHGRNPHGILPTLNGKVELVLQDGRILKTEKRAIWKILSILNLPAVLQGKVDLEKEGLQYNRASATMTVQNGLVKTQNIILDSPVLKISAAGSYDMPTDQLDMIWAVSPFGSYSQFLKSIPLFGRLMAGDRKGLATALFQVKGSIDDPDVTYLPMKSFTTGLTGVAQLAFDLLKNTVMLPIDILSPQEEKEPLFDPALEIQTPPSAPPPIDMPQPPARVPATP; encoded by the coding sequence GTGAGGGTTCGTCCCCGCACGGTGGTCTTCTCGCTGCTCGGCTTGATCGTGGCGGGTGTGCTCCTTCTTCTGTATTCGCGGGAGCTGTTCGGCGTCGATCTCCTCAAGAATTTCTTCCTTCAGCAGCTCGAAACTAGCCTTCGTCGAAAGATCGAAGTCGATCGTATCAAACTCGTGGTGCTGCCCAGCATTCGCCTGGAACTCACCAACGTCGGGATTTACGGCCACGATGATCCGACCCACGTCGTGTTTTCCGCCAAAGAAATCGATATCGTCTTACGCCTCCTGCCGCTGCTGAAGAAACAGGTAGTCGCCAAACGCATCTTCCTCAATGAACCGACTGTGACCCTGATTCGCAATCGGTCCGGCCATTGGAACGTGTTGGCCGGGTTGCCGTCGGCGGCGAAAGACGAATCGGCCTACCAAATGTTCAGCCGCCTGCTGCAAATCCGCGAGGCCACCATCCAGAATGGGCATATCACCGTCACCGACGAAGCCCGACCCGACGGCGTCCGCACCACCACGCTGGAATCGGTTGAACTGGCGCTCAAGGTCTACCCGGGCAAGGCCCAGGGGGACCTGCATGTATCCGCCGCGCTTCCGGCCGCCGGCTCGCCGTCGTCGTTTTCTCTCACCGGAACGATCAGCCTCAGCGAATCGTCGTCGACCATGGCGGCCGAAGAGCCCTATTCGGTCCATCCGGCATTTCAATTCGAGGGCGAGATCGATACGACGAATCTGCGATTGCGCGAGGCCGCAGACTTTTTCGGTCCCCGGCCGGTCCCGCCACAATTGCAAGGCGGCGCAAGCCTGCACAGCCGCATTCGTGTGGCGCCGGGCGTCGCCGGGTACGATGTGGTGCTCACCGAAATCGCCGCCAATGTCGACGAGCTGGCCGTCACCGGCAAGGCCAACATGGCCGGGCTGCTGACCGCGCAACCTACATTTTCCATCACCTTCGCCTCGCCTTCGATCGACCTTCGCCAGCTCTTCGCGCGCATTCCGGCGCAATGGATCCACTCACAACTTCCAGCGCTGGTCGAACGGCGGCAACTGGGCGGCACTGTGGAAATCCTCTCTGCCACCTTGACCGGCGCCACGGCACCCAGCCCACAGTTGTCCCTCACCGGAGATTTCCGTATCGAGAAGGGCATGGCCCTGATTGGAAACGACCTGGTGCCGACCCAGGATCTCTCAGCCAACGTGTCGGTGGAACCGGGACGCATCCGCGTCGGCAAACTCAGCGGCGCCTACGGCAACCTCAAGATCACCGACGGCAAGGCTGTGGTCTCGTTCCTGGAAGACGGGCCCTGGATGGAACTGGACATCGGCGGCGACATGACGGCGGTTGATCTGGTGAAATTTCTCACCAAGACCATTCGCGCGGACAAGCTCACGTCGCTGCTTGCGCAATCGCGTGAGATCGAAGGGCAAACCCACCCCACGTTCCGCCTCGTCGGCCCACTGGACAAACCGGAGGGCATCACCTTCGCGGGCGGGGAGGTGCTGGCGGAGCAGGTGAGCCTCGTGAATCCTTCGCTGCCGCAACGGCTGACAGCCATGCACGGGCGGATCATCTTCTCGCAAACCGGCGGCGTGCAATTCGATCAGGTCACGGCCAACGTAGGGGAAGCCCAACTCCAATTCAATGGCATGATCGGCGGCGGCACCCCCAGCGTCTTTCAAGATTTTGTCATTCGCGCGAAGGGCAGCGCCACGCAGCTGCGTCAGATGCTCTCGGCCGGCACCTTTCCCGACGATCTCCTATACGGCACCGTCACCGCCAGAATGCAGTTGTCCGGCCCCTCCGGGACACCGCATCTACGAGGAGAAATCGGCCTGAACGAGGCGAAACTCGTGCTCCCGACGCTGGGCGAAAAACCTTACGGCTCGCCGGCGGCCCTGGAGCTCGATGCCGATGTCGCCAAAGGCATCGGCCTGGTGATCTCACGCCTCGAACTGGTTGTCCCGCCGTTACGACTCCCGTTGAAGGGACGCATCATCCTGGGCGACCAGTTTTCCATCGACGCCTCGTTGGCCACGGGCACCGTCTCAGTGTCCAACCTGCCGGAATGGGTGTATCGAAGCGGATTCGAGGCCGGCAATCTCGAGGTCTCCATGGACGTGAAGGGATCGGATGCCGAATGGAAGAACTGGCGCACGGGGGGGTGGCTGGCGCTCACCAACGGACTGATGACGGTAAAGGGCGTGGATGGCGCGGTCGAAGACATCTACCTTCGCTTGAAGTTTTCCAAAAACATCGCCGATATCAAGCAACTGTCATTTCGCATTAAAGACAGCGACGTAAGTCTGTCCGGCGCACTCAAAAACTGGACGACCAAACCCGTGATCGCCGTCAAAATCGAATCGGCGCAGATGGATCTCGACCTGCTGATTCCCAAAGGACATCGTTCGCCGATCCGCGAATTTCTGGAAACCTTGGCCTCCACCAGCCAAGTCAGCGCCACCGCCACAATCGAAAAAGGCCTCTACAAACATCTCCGCTTCGGCGGGCTCTCGGGGCGGCTCACGATTCAAGATGGACTCTTGGATCTCGACCGAGTCGTCACGCAATCGAACACAGGGCATGCGGCAGGTCGCATGCTGGTGCACTTGCCGAAAGATCAACCGGCGGAAACAGAAACCTCTGTGCGCATGACGGGCATTCCTGTTGAAGCGCTGCTGCCGCTGCTCGGCGCGAACGACCAACCGGTAACCGGCGACATGAAACTGACTGGAGCGTTGCGCGGACACGGACGGAACCCGCACGGCATTCTCCCCACACTGAATGGAAAGGTTGAACTTGTGCTCCAGGACGGGCGCATCCTCAAGACGGAGAAACGCGCCATCTGGAAAATTCTGTCCATCCTGAATCTGCCGGCCGTATTGCAGGGCAAGGTCGATCTTGAAAAGGAGGGCTTGCAGTACAACCGGGCCAGCGCCACCATGACGGTGCAAAACGGGTTGGTGAAAACACAGAACATTATCCTGGACAGCCCAGTGTTGAAGATTTCAGCGGCCGGCAGCTATGACATGCCTACCGACCAACTCGACATGATCTGGGCGGTGAGTCCATTCGGCTCCTATTCGCAATTCTTAAAGTCGATTCCACTGTTCGGGCGACTGATGGCAGGGGATCGCAAGGGATTGGCGACGGCGCTGTTTCAAGTCAAGGGATCGATCGACGACCCGGACGTCACCTATCTGCCGATGAAGTCCTTCACCACCGGACTCACCGGCGTTGCGCAACTTGCCTTCGATTTGTTGAAGAACACGGTCATGCTGCCGATCGACATTCTCTCTCCGCAAGAAGAAAAAGAACCGCTGTTCGATCCGGCATTGGAAATTCAGACGCCGCCATCCGCACCGCCGCCGATCGACATGCCGCAACCGCCGGCGCGTGTGCCCGCCACGCCTTGA
- a CDS encoding MFS transporter yields the protein MRRPSNGGTLGESRVEFDTSAARPRWGILALLFAISAVTYMDRVNISVTARQMMPAYGITDQDMGYVFSAFVFGYALCQIPGGRLGDRWGARIVLACALVWWSLCTVLTAVVATLPLATMVGTVGALVIVRFLLGVGESVALPNFNRAVADWMPPGQRGLGIGIAIGGIGIGAAVTPPLASWVMVNYHWQSVFYLSALIGLVVALLWVLCSRDRRSGGVAKSKNIPTSVPWRTIFRSRSLWWLVASYTCLGYVAYIYMSWFYLYLVNVRGIDLLRGGWLAAGPFLAILLFCPLGGLITDKLVPTLGLRKARLSIGMLGMMLAGGLIAVGAWVESQTLAIVCLSLGAGWLYFTVGAYWSVTTDLSKTHAGTLSGVMNTGANVGGVISPSLTPWLADHWGWTASLVVAAVIALCGGLMWIKVDPTEGLRE from the coding sequence ATGCGCCGGCCGTCGAACGGCGGGACACTGGGGGAATCACGAGTGGAGTTCGACACATCAGCGGCACGACCGCGTTGGGGCATTCTCGCCTTGCTCTTCGCGATCAGCGCGGTGACGTACATGGACCGGGTCAACATTTCCGTCACGGCCCGGCAGATGATGCCCGCCTACGGCATCACCGATCAGGACATGGGCTACGTCTTCTCGGCGTTCGTCTTCGGCTACGCGCTCTGCCAGATTCCCGGCGGACGTCTGGGTGATCGTTGGGGCGCACGCATCGTGTTAGCCTGCGCCCTGGTCTGGTGGTCGCTCTGTACGGTGTTGACCGCCGTGGTCGCGACGTTGCCGCTTGCGACGATGGTCGGCACCGTGGGAGCGCTGGTCATCGTGCGGTTTTTACTCGGTGTGGGCGAATCGGTGGCCCTGCCGAATTTCAATCGCGCGGTGGCCGACTGGATGCCGCCGGGACAGCGCGGGCTCGGGATCGGCATTGCCATCGGCGGCATCGGCATCGGCGCCGCCGTTACGCCTCCCCTCGCCTCCTGGGTGATGGTGAACTATCACTGGCAGTCGGTGTTTTACCTCTCGGCCTTGATCGGTCTGGTGGTGGCCTTGTTGTGGGTGCTCTGCTCGCGGGATCGGCGGAGCGGCGGGGTGGCGAAGTCGAAAAACATTCCAACGTCGGTCCCTTGGCGGACAATCTTCCGCTCCCGGTCGCTCTGGTGGCTCGTCGCGAGTTATACCTGCCTTGGCTACGTCGCCTACATCTATATGAGCTGGTTTTATCTCTACCTGGTGAATGTGCGCGGGATCGATCTCTTGCGCGGCGGCTGGCTGGCGGCGGGACCGTTCCTCGCCATCCTGCTGTTCTGTCCGCTCGGGGGCTTGATCACGGACAAGCTGGTGCCGACGCTCGGATTGCGCAAGGCCCGGCTCTCCATCGGTATGCTTGGCATGATGTTGGCCGGCGGACTGATCGCAGTTGGTGCGTGGGTGGAGTCCCAGACTCTAGCAATCGTGTGTCTCTCGCTTGGGGCCGGCTGGCTCTACTTTACCGTGGGGGCCTACTGGAGTGTGACGACGGATCTGTCAAAGACCCACGCGGGGACGTTGTCTGGGGTCATGAATACAGGGGCCAACGTAGGCGGCGTGATTTCGCCGAGCCTCACCCCCTGGCTCGCCGATCACTGGGGCTGGACGGCATCATTGGTAGTCGCCGCAGTGATTGCACTCTGCGGCGGGCTCATGTGGATCAAGGTGGATCCGACGGAGGGGCTGAGGGAGTGA
- a CDS encoding NADH:flavin oxidoreductase/NADH oxidase yields MTPKLFEPIQFGGLTLSNRIVIAPMCQYSAVDGHMTDWHLIHLGHLALSGAAALTIEATAVEPEGRITYADTGLWNDATEAAIARTIESIRRWSDIPLVIQLAHAGRKASTDVPWEGGEQFHPDHKHGWQTVAPSPIPFASGEHPPRALDPSAMERIRESFAASARRAARLGLDGVQIHVAHGYLLHEFLSPLSNRREDEYGGRLEHRMRFPLEVFDAVRAAFRSDRPVTVRVSGTDWVEGGWDIEQTIVFAKALEARGCAAIHISSGGLDPRQQIPVGPGYQVPLAHAVKQAVSMPVIAVGLITDFDQAEAIVSRGDADMIALARAILYDPRWPWHAAAHLGGQVKAPKQYWRSQPSRYRDVFLKENGEAR; encoded by the coding sequence ATGACCCCAAAGCTTTTTGAACCAATACAATTCGGCGGGCTCACGCTGAGTAACCGGATCGTCATTGCGCCAATGTGCCAATATTCGGCGGTCGACGGGCACATGACCGATTGGCATCTGATTCACCTGGGCCACCTCGCCCTCTCCGGAGCAGCGGCGCTCACGATCGAAGCTACCGCCGTTGAGCCCGAAGGACGCATCACCTATGCCGATACAGGGCTATGGAACGATGCCACTGAAGCTGCCATAGCACGCACGATCGAGAGCATCCGCCGTTGGTCGGATATTCCTCTCGTCATCCAACTGGCCCATGCAGGCCGAAAAGCGTCGACCGATGTTCCATGGGAGGGAGGAGAACAATTTCATCCCGACCACAAGCATGGATGGCAGACAGTCGCCCCGTCGCCAATCCCGTTTGCAAGCGGCGAGCATCCGCCGAGAGCATTGGATCCCTCCGCTATGGAACGCATCCGCGAATCGTTCGCCGCTTCAGCCAGGCGCGCTGCGCGGCTTGGCCTCGACGGAGTGCAGATTCATGTCGCCCATGGATATCTGCTCCACGAGTTCCTGTCGCCGCTTTCGAACCGCCGGGAAGACGAGTACGGTGGTCGCCTCGAACATCGCATGCGATTTCCGCTCGAAGTGTTTGATGCCGTGCGTGCCGCATTCCGGTCTGATCGGCCTGTCACAGTTCGTGTGTCCGGTACCGACTGGGTCGAAGGCGGCTGGGACATTGAGCAGACCATTGTGTTCGCCAAGGCCCTAGAGGCACGCGGGTGCGCGGCGATTCATATCAGTAGCGGCGGGCTCGATCCGCGCCAGCAGATTCCTGTCGGCCCTGGCTACCAGGTTCCGCTCGCCCATGCGGTTAAGCAGGCGGTTTCGATGCCGGTGATTGCCGTGGGGCTGATCACGGACTTCGACCAAGCCGAAGCGATCGTCAGCAGAGGCGATGCGGACATGATCGCCCTTGCGCGAGCCATCCTTTACGATCCTCGCTGGCCTTGGCATGCGGCAGCTCATCTGGGCGGTCAGGTGAAGGCGCCGAAACAGTATTGGCGCAGTCAGCCGAGTCGCTATCGAGATGTATTCCTCAAGGAAAACGGGGAAGCGAGATAG